The Leptidea sinapis chromosome 35, ilLepSina1.1, whole genome shotgun sequence genome contains a region encoding:
- the LOC126975317 gene encoding uncharacterized protein LOC126975317 isoform X4, with product MSHPFEHIQDEILIHTLMIVQQLYNIFPGDPVISDQWTAIVQFSRQESCWKPGKRSVICSDHFNKNDFYITKCGLKRLCNGAVPQNALFLSSLSVNISNDSTVTADPNTSVPVFNSNNSMVTADPTTSLSVVEDTISATVSDCKKRWKSLRDQYNKKKKADPLCSNWEYMNLLSFISDPVEKRDTPCTNDGQQSEEQSTDEEQSDDQFDELTVEKIPQNDPPNSAESSTQKRRATTRNPLEPIAKILAKRDAQRSILFEKMLSKVNEIKTPTQKFFESMADVVDKFPPNLQAEVRLKVCQVVTEIELKHQIQPSTEAHHFNHHMQQSLDEQTEIHLNNHVEVSMDPEVTHFVKMEPMPSDESNGC from the exons ATGTCTCATCCTTTTGAGCACATCCaggatgaaattttaatacacaCATTGATGATTGTTCAACagctatataatat ATTTCCTGGTGATCCTGTTATTTCTGACCAATGGACTGCTATAGTACAATTCAGTCGACAAGAAAGTTGTTGGAAACCAGGAAAACGCAGTGTAATATGTTCAGATCACTTCAATAAGAACGACTTTTACATAACAAAATGCGGTTTGAAAAGATTGTGCAATGGAGCCGTACCACAAAACGCTTTGTTTTTGTCATCGCTGTCGGTCAATATTTCAAACGACAGTACAGTAACTGCGGATCCTAACACTTCAGTTCCTGTTTTCAATTCTAACAACAGTATGGTAACTGCAGATCCAACCACATCACTTTCAGTTGTCGAAGACACCATTTCAGCTACTG tttcaGATTGCAAAAAGAGATGGAAGAGCCTCCGTGACCAATACAATAAAAAGAAGAAAGCGGATCCGTTGTGTTCAAACTGGGAGTACATGAATTTACTGTCATTTATATCAGACCCTGTTGAAAAACGTGACACACCTTGTACTAATGATGGGCAACAGAGCGAAGAACAAAGCACAGATGAAGAACAGAGTGATGATCAATTTGATGAACTAACTGTCGAGAAAATCCCTCAAAATGATCCGCCAAATTCCGCAGAGTCCTCTACCCAAAAAAGGCGTGCTACAACAAGGAACCCGCTTGAGCCGATTGCAAAAATTTTGGCGAAAAGAGATGCTCAAAGGTCAATACTGTTTGAAAAGATGCTCAGCAAAGTAAACGAGATAAAAACACCCACGCAAAAATTCTTCGAATCAATGGCAGATGTTGTAGATAAGTTCCCACCGAACCTGCAAGCTGAAGTTAGACTTAAAGTGTGTCAGGTAGTGACTGAGATTGAGTTAAAGCATCAAATACAACCTTCCACAGAAGCACATCATTTTAATCATCACATGCAACAATCCCTAGACGAACAAACAGagattcatttaaataatcacGTAGAAGTATCAATGGACCCTGAAGTAACTCACTTTGTGAAAATGGAGCCAATGCCATCTGACGAGTCGAATGGTTGCTAA
- the LOC126975317 gene encoding uncharacterized protein LOC126975317 isoform X5: protein MPGCVVKLCKNNTTRNKKDSGITYHQFPGDPVISDQWTAIVQFSRQESCWKPGKRSVICSDHFNKNDFYITKCGLKRLCNGAVPQNALFLSSLSVNISNDSTVTADPNTSVPVFNSNNSMVTADPTTSLSVVEDTISATVSDCKKRWKSLRDQYNKKKKADPLCSNWEYMNLLSFISDPVEKRDTPCTNDGQQSEEQSTDEEQSDDQFDELTVEKIPQNDPPNSAESSTQKRRATTRNPLEPIAKILAKRDAQRSILFEKMLSKVNEIKTPTQKFFESMADVVDKFPPNLQAEVRLKVCQVVTEIELKHQIQPSTEAHHFNHHMQQSLDEQTEIHLNNHVEVSMDPEVTHFVKMEPMPSDESNGC from the exons atgccgggttgcgtagtaaaactttgtaaaaataatactacaagaaataagaaagactctgggatcacatatcacca ATTTCCTGGTGATCCTGTTATTTCTGACCAATGGACTGCTATAGTACAATTCAGTCGACAAGAAAGTTGTTGGAAACCAGGAAAACGCAGTGTAATATGTTCAGATCACTTCAATAAGAACGACTTTTACATAACAAAATGCGGTTTGAAAAGATTGTGCAATGGAGCCGTACCACAAAACGCTTTGTTTTTGTCATCGCTGTCGGTCAATATTTCAAACGACAGTACAGTAACTGCGGATCCTAACACTTCAGTTCCTGTTTTCAATTCTAACAACAGTATGGTAACTGCAGATCCAACCACATCACTTTCAGTTGTCGAAGACACCATTTCAGCTACTG tttcaGATTGCAAAAAGAGATGGAAGAGCCTCCGTGACCAATACAATAAAAAGAAGAAAGCGGATCCGTTGTGTTCAAACTGGGAGTACATGAATTTACTGTCATTTATATCAGACCCTGTTGAAAAACGTGACACACCTTGTACTAATGATGGGCAACAGAGCGAAGAACAAAGCACAGATGAAGAACAGAGTGATGATCAATTTGATGAACTAACTGTCGAGAAAATCCCTCAAAATGATCCGCCAAATTCCGCAGAGTCCTCTACCCAAAAAAGGCGTGCTACAACAAGGAACCCGCTTGAGCCGATTGCAAAAATTTTGGCGAAAAGAGATGCTCAAAGGTCAATACTGTTTGAAAAGATGCTCAGCAAAGTAAACGAGATAAAAACACCCACGCAAAAATTCTTCGAATCAATGGCAGATGTTGTAGATAAGTTCCCACCGAACCTGCAAGCTGAAGTTAGACTTAAAGTGTGTCAGGTAGTGACTGAGATTGAGTTAAAGCATCAAATACAACCTTCCACAGAAGCACATCATTTTAATCATCACATGCAACAATCCCTAGACGAACAAACAGagattcatttaaataatcacGTAGAAGTATCAATGGACCCTGAAGTAACTCACTTTGTGAAAATGGAGCCAATGCCATCTGACGAGTCGAATGGTTGCTAA